Proteins from a genomic interval of Physeter macrocephalus isolate SW-GA chromosome 21, ASM283717v5, whole genome shotgun sequence:
- the GPR119 gene encoding glucose-dependent insulinotropic receptor: protein MESSFSFGVILAILASLIIAVNALVAMAVLSLIHKNDGVGLCFTLNLAVADTSLGLAISGLVTDQLSSPARPTQKTLCSLRMAFVTSSATASVLTVMLIAFDRYLAIKQPLRYFQIMNGLMAGACIAGLWLVSYLIGFLPLGVRVFQQTAYKGPCSFFAVFHPCFVLTLSCVGFFPALLLFVFFYCDMLKIASTHSQQIRKTKQAGAPAGAHRPPRTVSDFKAVRTVAVLIGSFTLSWTPFLITSIVQVACQECHLYPVLERYLWLLGMGNSLLNPLIYAYWQKEIRQQFSQMALGMKKGLTAFLLLLSARDGGPQGPGESARHITTISHSELDG, encoded by the coding sequence ATGGAGTCATCTTTCTCATTTGGAGTGATCCTTGCTATCCTGGCCTCCCTCATTATTGCTGTTAATGCCCTAGTGGCCATGGCTGTGCTGTCGTTGATCCACAAGAATGATGGTGTCGGTCTGTGCTTCACCTTGAATCTGGCTGTGGCCGACACCTCGCTTGGCCTGGCCATCTCTGGCCTAGTCACAGACCAGCTCTCCAGCCCGGCTCGGCCCACACAGAAGACCCTGTGCAGCCTTCGGATGGCATTTGTCACTTCTTCTGCAACTGCCTCTGTCCTCACGGTCATGCTGATTGCCTTTGACAGGTACCTTGCCATCAAGCAGCCCCTCCGCTATTTCCAGATCATGAATGGGCTCATGGCCGGGGCCTGCATTGCCGGGCTGTGGTTGGTGTCTTACCTCATTGGCTTCCTCCCACTCGGGGTCCGCGTATTCCAGCAGACCGCCTACAAGGGGCCCTGCAGCTTCTTCGCTGTGTTTCACCCGTGCTTCGTGCTCACCCTCTCCTGCGTTGGCTtcttcccagccctgctcctcttTGTCTTCTTCTACTGTGACATGCTCAAGATTGCTTCCACGCACAGCCAGCAGATCCGCAAGACAAAGCAGGCGGGAGCCCCGGCCGGGGCTCACCGGCCCCCACGGACCGTCAGTGACTTCAAGGCTGTCCGCACTGTGGCCGTTCTCATTGGCAGCTTCACTCTGTCCTGGACCCCGTTCCTTATCACTAGCATTGTGCAGGTGGCCTGCCAGGAGTGCCACCTCTACCCAGTGCTGGAACGGTACCTGTGGCTGCTTGGTATGGGCAACTCCCTGCTCAACCCACTCATCTATGCCTATTGGCAGAAGGAGATACGGCAACAGTTCTCCCAGATGGCCCTGGGAATGAAGAAGGGGCTCACCgcattcctcctccttctctcggCCAGGGACGGTGGCCCACAGGGGCCCGGGGAAAGTGCCCGTCACATCACCACCATCTCCCACTCAGAGCTTGATGGCTAA